The DNA sequence ACGAGCTAGTGCTCAGGGTGAGGTTCAGGGGAGGTACTCCATCTAGAAAGGAGATAAGGGAGCTGATAGCGAGACAATTAGGCAAGTCTCCCGCTAACATATTTATAAGGAGGATATCCACAGAGTACGGGAAGGAGGAAGCTATAGTTTTAGCTATGGTTTACCATAGCAGGGCTATGGCTTTAATGATAGAGCCTAAGCACTTGGTGAGGAGAAACGAGGGGACCGAGGGGGTGGCCTCTTGAAACACAGATCGGTTCAGGCTTGGAAGTACTATTCAGTCGAGGGGGATAAGCTGGTGAGAAAGAGGAAGCAGTGCCCCAGGTGCGGCTGCTTCATGGCCGATCACAAGAACAGGTACTCCTGCGGGGGATGCGGTTACACAGAGTTTAAGGGAAAGAAGTAACCAAAGTTTTTATCAGACCTCCTCCTTTTAGCTTATGCCCGTGGTCTTCGTTCACGTCTGGAGGGGGTTCTCGAACGAAGCTAAGAAGAGGGTGATAGAGGGAATAACGAAAGTTTTCGTGGAACTCGGAATACCTACCGAAGCCGTTGAGGTCTTGATAAACGAGGTCCCAATGGAGAACTGGGGGATAGCTGGTCAGCAGGCTAGTGAGAGATTCAAGGAGGTCAAGGTGCCCTAAGGGACTTCTTCCCCTCCTACTGCTAGTGAGAG is a window from the Candidatus Korarchaeum sp. genome containing:
- a CDS encoding 30S ribosomal protein S24e → MELELVKKRENPLLKRDELVLRVRFRGGTPSRKEIRELIARQLGKSPANIFIRRISTEYGKEEAIVLAMVYHSRAMALMIEPKHLVRRNEGTEGVAS
- a CDS encoding 30S ribosomal protein S27ae — protein: MKHRSVQAWKYYSVEGDKLVRKRKQCPRCGCFMADHKNRYSCGGCGYTEFKGKK
- a CDS encoding 2-hydroxymuconate tautomerase family protein codes for the protein MPVVFVHVWRGFSNEAKKRVIEGITKVFVELGIPTEAVEVLINEVPMENWGIAGQQASERFKEVKVP